In the Malaya genurostris strain Urasoe2022 chromosome 1, Malgen_1.1, whole genome shotgun sequence genome, one interval contains:
- the LOC131425940 gene encoding xaa-Pro aminopeptidase ApepP-like isoform X1 has product MKTSKKYIIGLSALLIILVGCGLAVGRALNGNDEDAYDETPKSVKQILTDIRNLMEDNSITAYIIPSVDAHISEYISAHDKRLQYVTNFTGSAGTAIITLREAALWTDSRYHLQAENQLDSDLWTLMREGLADVPTRDDWLLEKLSSWSQVGTDPFLITSTEFERLSRVLNAGGLRLVTLERNLVDSVWNNRPPQVSEPLIPLDIKYSGKRASEKIADLRKELIEKKASAIVITGLDEIAWLFNLRGSDIRNTPVFFAYAIVSDSEIILFTNPDRINDTIRNHFRSEGIEVTVREYDDILAGVKELVETRGNVIISTSCSHAFYAQIPADQRIQLYSLVATKRAVKNSVEGEGMRRAHVRDGAALVRYLHWLEENVDSGNITELSGASQLREFRSMQKDFVGLSFTAISAFGSNAAIVHYSPTEETDTLITRDNIYLIDSGGQYRDGTTDVTRSVHMGEPTAFQKEAFTRVLKGFLSLGSAVFPPKTSGTFFDAMARRALWDVGLDYGHGTGHGIGSYLGVHEYPPSLVSSTVSPGNVGLQENMFTSNEPGYYEADQFGIRLEDIVQVVKADVRYDFAGRGALTFYANTVAPLQTKLMDLTLMSEHEVNLVNSYHERVLKEVGPLLLEQNANEAHAWLVQQTKAIVKT; this is encoded by the exons GGCTTTGAACGGTAATGACGAAGACGCGTACGACGAGACACCCAAGTCGGTAAAGCAGATTCTCACCGATATCCGCAACCTGATGGAAGACAACTCCATCACAGCGTACATCATTCCCTCGGTAGATGCCCACATC AGTGAGTATATTTCCGCACACgataaacgtcttcagtacgtAACGAACTTCACCGGATCCGCCGGAACAGCCATCATTACCTTGCGGGAGGCGGCTCTATGGACCGATTCACGCTATCATCTGCAGGCGGAAAATCAGCTGGACTCGGATCTATGGACTCTGATGAGAGAGGGTTTGGCGGATGTTCCAACGCgtgacgactggctactggaGAAGCTTTCCTCGTGGTCCCAGGTTGGAACGGATCCCTTTCTGATAACCTCGACCGAATTCGAACGTCTATCGAGGGTCCTGAATGCCGGTGGTCTACGATTGGTGACACTCGAACGTAATCTGGTGGACAGCGTTTGGAACAACCGTCCACCGCAGGTCAGCGAACCATTGATTCCGCTGGATATCAAGTATTCAG GGAAGCGGGCATCCGAAAAGATCGCAGACCTTCGGAAAGAACTGATAGAAAAGAAAGCTTCGGCAATCGTTATCACCGGTCTGGATGAAATCGCTT GGCTCTTCAATCTGCGCGGGTCGGACATCCGCAACACTCCAGTATTCTTCGCATACGCCATCGTTTCCGATAGTGAGATCATACTATTCACCAATCCGGATCGGATCAACGACACCATTAGAAATCATTTCCGGTCGGAAGGTATCGAAGTTACGGTTCGGGAATACGACGATATTCTCGCCGGGGTTAAAGAACTGGTGGAAACTCGGGGGAACGTGATCATCTCCACCTCCTGTAGTCATGCGTTTTATGCTCAAATTCCAGCTGATCAACGAATTCAACTGTACAGTCTGGTGGCAACTAAACGAGCGGTGAAAAATTCTGTGGAAGGCGAAGGAATGCGTCGAGCTCACGTCCGGGATGGTGCCGCTCTTGTTCGTTATCTGCATTGGCTAGAGGAGAACGTCGACTCGGGCAATATAACCGAACTGTCCGGAGCAAGTCAACTACGCGAATTTCGTAGCATGCAGAAAGATTTTGTTGGTCTAAGCTTCACGGCTATCAGTGCATTTGGATCCAATGCAGCCATTGTCCATTACAGTCCAACGGAAGAAACGGATACTCTGATAACACGAGACAATATCTACCTCATCGATTCCGGTGGTCAGTACAGGGACGGAACAACCGACGTAACCCGATCAGTGCACATGGGTGAACCAACCGCTTTCCAGAAGGAAGCTTTCACGAGAGTGCTTAAAGGTTTCCTGAGTCTCGGCTCGGCAGTATTTCCACCGAAAACTTCCGGAACGTTCTTCGATGCCATGGCCCGTCGTGCCCTGTGGGATGTTGGTCTGGATTATGGACACGGGACGGGTCACGGGATTGGGTCATACCTCGGAGTTCACGAGTATCCACCCTCGCTAGTGTCCAGCACGGTATCGCCGGGAAATGTCGGCCTACAGGAAAATATGTTCACCTCGAACGAACCCGGCTACTACGAAGCGGATCAGTTCGGTATCCGATTGGAGGATATCGTACAGGTCGTCAAAGCCGACGTTCGGTATGACTTTGCCGGTCGGGGAGCGTTGACATTCTACGCCAACACGGTGGCTCCGCTGCAAACCAAGCTGATGGATTTGACGTTGATGAGTGAGCACGAGGTGAATCTGGTGAACAGCTACCATGAACGGGTCCTGAAAGAAGTTGGTCCATTACTGTTGGAACAGAATGCCAACGAGGCTCATGCTTGGTTGGTGCAGCAAACCAAGGCTATTGTTAAGACGTAA
- the LOC131425940 gene encoding xaa-Pro aminopeptidase 1-like isoform X2 → MREGLADVPTRDDWLLEKLSSWSQVGTDPFLITSTEFERLSRVLNAGGLRLVTLERNLVDSVWNNRPPQVSEPLIPLDIKYSGKRASEKIADLRKELIEKKASAIVITGLDEIAWLFNLRGSDIRNTPVFFAYAIVSDSEIILFTNPDRINDTIRNHFRSEGIEVTVREYDDILAGVKELVETRGNVIISTSCSHAFYAQIPADQRIQLYSLVATKRAVKNSVEGEGMRRAHVRDGAALVRYLHWLEENVDSGNITELSGASQLREFRSMQKDFVGLSFTAISAFGSNAAIVHYSPTEETDTLITRDNIYLIDSGGQYRDGTTDVTRSVHMGEPTAFQKEAFTRVLKGFLSLGSAVFPPKTSGTFFDAMARRALWDVGLDYGHGTGHGIGSYLGVHEYPPSLVSSTVSPGNVGLQENMFTSNEPGYYEADQFGIRLEDIVQVVKADVRYDFAGRGALTFYANTVAPLQTKLMDLTLMSEHEVNLVNSYHERVLKEVGPLLLEQNANEAHAWLVQQTKAIVKT, encoded by the exons ATGAGAGAGGGTTTGGCGGATGTTCCAACGCgtgacgactggctactggaGAAGCTTTCCTCGTGGTCCCAGGTTGGAACGGATCCCTTTCTGATAACCTCGACCGAATTCGAACGTCTATCGAGGGTCCTGAATGCCGGTGGTCTACGATTGGTGACACTCGAACGTAATCTGGTGGACAGCGTTTGGAACAACCGTCCACCGCAGGTCAGCGAACCATTGATTCCGCTGGATATCAAGTATTCAG GGAAGCGGGCATCCGAAAAGATCGCAGACCTTCGGAAAGAACTGATAGAAAAGAAAGCTTCGGCAATCGTTATCACCGGTCTGGATGAAATCGCTT GGCTCTTCAATCTGCGCGGGTCGGACATCCGCAACACTCCAGTATTCTTCGCATACGCCATCGTTTCCGATAGTGAGATCATACTATTCACCAATCCGGATCGGATCAACGACACCATTAGAAATCATTTCCGGTCGGAAGGTATCGAAGTTACGGTTCGGGAATACGACGATATTCTCGCCGGGGTTAAAGAACTGGTGGAAACTCGGGGGAACGTGATCATCTCCACCTCCTGTAGTCATGCGTTTTATGCTCAAATTCCAGCTGATCAACGAATTCAACTGTACAGTCTGGTGGCAACTAAACGAGCGGTGAAAAATTCTGTGGAAGGCGAAGGAATGCGTCGAGCTCACGTCCGGGATGGTGCCGCTCTTGTTCGTTATCTGCATTGGCTAGAGGAGAACGTCGACTCGGGCAATATAACCGAACTGTCCGGAGCAAGTCAACTACGCGAATTTCGTAGCATGCAGAAAGATTTTGTTGGTCTAAGCTTCACGGCTATCAGTGCATTTGGATCCAATGCAGCCATTGTCCATTACAGTCCAACGGAAGAAACGGATACTCTGATAACACGAGACAATATCTACCTCATCGATTCCGGTGGTCAGTACAGGGACGGAACAACCGACGTAACCCGATCAGTGCACATGGGTGAACCAACCGCTTTCCAGAAGGAAGCTTTCACGAGAGTGCTTAAAGGTTTCCTGAGTCTCGGCTCGGCAGTATTTCCACCGAAAACTTCCGGAACGTTCTTCGATGCCATGGCCCGTCGTGCCCTGTGGGATGTTGGTCTGGATTATGGACACGGGACGGGTCACGGGATTGGGTCATACCTCGGAGTTCACGAGTATCCACCCTCGCTAGTGTCCAGCACGGTATCGCCGGGAAATGTCGGCCTACAGGAAAATATGTTCACCTCGAACGAACCCGGCTACTACGAAGCGGATCAGTTCGGTATCCGATTGGAGGATATCGTACAGGTCGTCAAAGCCGACGTTCGGTATGACTTTGCCGGTCGGGGAGCGTTGACATTCTACGCCAACACGGTGGCTCCGCTGCAAACCAAGCTGATGGATTTGACGTTGATGAGTGAGCACGAGGTGAATCTGGTGAACAGCTACCATGAACGGGTCCTGAAAGAAGTTGGTCCATTACTGTTGGAACAGAATGCCAACGAGGCTCATGCTTGGTTGGTGCAGCAAACCAAGGCTATTGTTAAGACGTAA